The Candidatus Hydrogenedentota bacterium genome includes a window with the following:
- a CDS encoding putative Ig domain-containing protein, which yields MRQTFTGLLCLFLVTMAGAFGSARAATGEERPILTPRPPDSPRINGARVCGVRPGSPFLFRIPATGIRPMTFSADGLPDGLALDANAGIISGRIASTEKATYSITLHAKNGHGEASRGFRIVVGDTLALTPPMGWNHWYAHYNRITDAMMREAADIMVSSGMADVGYQYVNIDDCWMNAPQGDDPKRVGPLRDASGNIVPNAYFPDMRALTGYIHAKGLKAGIYTSPGPLTCGGYAGSYEHEAQDAKQFAEWGFDFLKYDWCSYDRVAKDKSLAELKKPYQMMSAHLREQNRDIVFNLCQYGMGGVWTWGEEVGGNCWRTAGDLGFELTQYHDVAVRNAAHAPYARPGAWNDPDYIQIGFVGDARKLGEPAPCPLSAHEQYSYMSLWCLMAAPLFYSGDMTRLDAFTLNVLCNPEVIDVDQDPLGKQGALAVSGRGWEIWKKELEDGSCAVGLFNRGEETQTITAAWGDIHVNGEQRVRDLWRQQDVETRTGSIAAEVPTRGVALLRLTPVR from the coding sequence ATGAGGCAAACGTTCACGGGCTTACTGTGTCTGTTCCTTGTCACGATGGCCGGAGCTTTTGGTAGCGCTCGCGCGGCGACGGGGGAAGAGCGTCCGATACTGACGCCGCGGCCGCCGGACAGTCCACGCATCAACGGGGCGCGCGTCTGCGGGGTCCGGCCGGGATCTCCGTTCCTGTTCCGAATTCCCGCGACGGGCATCCGGCCGATGACGTTTTCGGCGGATGGGTTGCCCGATGGACTAGCGCTCGATGCGAACGCAGGAATCATCTCCGGACGCATCGCGAGCACAGAAAAGGCGACCTACTCGATCACGCTCCACGCGAAGAACGGGCACGGGGAGGCGAGCCGCGGTTTCCGGATTGTCGTGGGCGATACGCTGGCGCTGACGCCGCCGATGGGTTGGAACCATTGGTACGCGCACTACAACCGGATCACCGACGCGATGATGCGCGAGGCAGCGGACATCATGGTCTCGAGCGGCATGGCGGACGTGGGCTATCAGTACGTCAACATCGACGATTGCTGGATGAACGCGCCGCAGGGCGATGACCCGAAACGGGTTGGGCCGTTGCGCGACGCCAGCGGAAACATCGTGCCGAACGCATATTTCCCGGATATGCGCGCGCTGACCGGCTACATCCATGCGAAGGGACTCAAGGCCGGCATTTACACATCGCCGGGTCCGCTCACCTGCGGCGGATACGCGGGCAGTTACGAACACGAGGCGCAGGATGCGAAGCAATTCGCCGAGTGGGGCTTTGACTTTCTGAAATACGACTGGTGCTCGTACGACCGCGTCGCGAAGGACAAGAGCCTGGCAGAATTGAAGAAACCATACCAGATGATGAGCGCGCATCTGCGGGAGCAGAATCGCGACATCGTCTTCAATCTCTGCCAGTACGGCATGGGCGGCGTGTGGACGTGGGGCGAAGAGGTCGGCGGAAACTGCTGGCGTACCGCGGGCGATCTGGGGTTTGAGCTGACGCAGTACCACGACGTGGCCGTGAGAAACGCCGCGCACGCGCCGTATGCGCGCCCCGGGGCATGGAACGATCCCGACTACATTCAAATCGGGTTTGTGGGCGATGCGCGCAAGCTGGGAGAGCCCGCGCCGTGCCCGCTCTCGGCGCACGAACAGTACTCATACATGTCGCTCTGGTGCCTGATGGCCGCGCCGTTGTTTTACAGCGGCGACATGACGCGCCTCGATGCGTTCACGCTGAATGTGCTGTGCAACCCGGAAGTAATCGACGTCGATCAGGACCCGCTCGGCAAACAGGGCGCGCTGGCCGTGAGCGGGCGCGGATGGGAAATCTGGAAGAAGGAACTGGAGGACGGATCGTGCGCTGTCGGACTGTTTAATCGCGGTGAAGAAACACAGACAATTACGGCGGCGTGGGGCGATATCCATGTGAACGGCGAGCAACGCGTGCGCGATTTGTGGCGGCAGCAGGATGTTGAAACGCGTACCGGATCGATTGCGGCGGAAGTTCCTACGCGCGGAGTTGCGCTGCTGAGGCTGACGCCGGTTCGGTAG
- a CDS encoding flavodoxin family protein, protein MQDTIARRELLAMTGAVVAARAFGAPAEAETRKAYKIVGIGCSPRKGKTTTEALKICLAAAQEQVKGIETELIELADMSIPAYIAAGVPLKEGERDDFPALQAKLSDDTIIGIIVGSPVYFGTMSALCKAFLDRCMAFRADGFRWQNKVVGALAVGSSRNGGQELTVQSIKTALLGQDVIAVGTGQPSVRIGATLWNQDDSIADDSFGIGTAKDLGRHVAQVAMKMWA, encoded by the coding sequence ATGCAAGACACCATTGCCCGTAGAGAACTTCTTGCCATGACCGGCGCCGTCGTAGCGGCACGCGCGTTCGGCGCGCCGGCCGAAGCGGAAACACGCAAGGCGTACAAGATTGTGGGCATCGGTTGCAGTCCCAGGAAAGGAAAGACGACCACCGAAGCGCTGAAGATTTGTCTCGCCGCCGCGCAGGAGCAGGTGAAGGGGATCGAAACGGAATTGATCGAACTCGCGGACATGAGCATACCCGCGTACATAGCGGCGGGCGTTCCACTGAAGGAAGGAGAGCGCGACGACTTTCCCGCGCTACAGGCCAAGCTATCCGACGATACGATCATCGGTATTATTGTTGGGTCGCCGGTGTATTTCGGCACTATGAGCGCGTTGTGCAAGGCGTTTCTCGATCGGTGCATGGCGTTTCGGGCTGACGGGTTCCGATGGCAGAACAAGGTCGTTGGCGCGCTGGCGGTTGGCAGCTCACGAAACGGCGGACAGGAGCTGACGGTTCAGTCCATCAAGACGGCGTTGCTGGGGCAGGACGTGATTGCGGTTGGGACGGGGCAGCCGTCGGTGCGAATAGGCGCGACGTTGTGGAATCAAGATGATTCCATCGCGGACGATTCCTTCGGCATCGGTACGGCGAAGGATTTGGGACGTCACGTCGCGCAGGTAGCGATGAAGATGTGGGCGTAA
- a CDS encoding NAD(P)H-dependent oxidoreductase → MAYLVLSCSLNPQSRSRVLARAAALRIEERGGDVDFLDLRDFPMPLCDGGMTALDANAQSVARRIAESDGIFLACPVYNFNVSSSVKNVIELTGTAWQNKVVAIVCATGGDASFMAHMGIANSLMLDFRSVIVPRFVHASELEVTPERIVGADTQRRLDETVTLFLRIARALNPLPENAGPSA, encoded by the coding sequence ATGGCGTACCTTGTTCTTAGTTGCAGTTTGAACCCTCAGAGCCGGAGCCGCGTGCTCGCGCGGGCGGCAGCGTTGCGTATCGAAGAGCGCGGCGGTGACGTGGACTTTCTCGATCTGCGCGATTTCCCGATGCCGCTGTGCGACGGAGGCATGACTGCGCTCGATGCAAACGCGCAATCGGTGGCGAGGCGCATCGCGGAATCCGACGGCATTTTTCTCGCCTGCCCGGTGTACAATTTCAACGTCAGTTCGAGCGTCAAGAATGTCATCGAACTTACGGGCACCGCGTGGCAGAACAAGGTCGTTGCGATTGTCTGCGCGACGGGCGGCGACGCGAGTTTCATGGCGCACATGGGGATCGCAAACAGCCTGATGCTGGATTTTCGCAGCGTGATCGTTCCGCGGTTTGTGCACGCGAGCGAACTCGAGGTGACGCCGGAGCGCATCGTCGGCGCGGACACGCAGCGCCGCCTCGACGAAACCGTGACGCTGTTCCTGCGCATCGCGCGCGCGCTCAATCCGTTGCCCGAAAACGCCGGCCCTTCGGCATAG
- a CDS encoding glycosyltransferase family 39 protein, with the protein MPDAERTRRELRNRAKLALWLAVPFVALMLLVSPRGDFPLNDDWVYAKMVQALADRGHFGLSPFSNAYALTQTLYAAPLVKLFGFSFTLLRLTTIFMGWVTVCFTAFTARELGLSNRAAVLAALTVFVNPLFINLSYTFMTDVPFCAFAMIGAYYYVKALHRPTTTNLLLGTLFSIAAFYNRQLGALLPVAFVLAGAITSRSSLRNALNWRLALPFTLWLPVLISLPFISVPTHEQLEVTVARPDTISTSLLAIGQLSGTLASYIGLSFVPIAAGIAIGLRYPSSRRLMPSWNRVFWIWFAFLFAGNMAIGMIPWMPNIIRDFGIGPVPFSFLKSRWEMGIHFAPVQIGLGWFAIAITAIAAFAVCVDTIIRRLRLKPHRQPALRRSQLYFPLIGGLMLLAAPFTLTISNYFDRYILPAVPLFAVLVSLGLGYRPTLPRICAVSVFLAMLFTWSVIGLQDYMAWNTARWQAIDILRTKYQAPDSEINAGFEFNGMYTSGEYLRRTRDEPETFKRKKFWVIGETYRVSPEDLTKHHDFYAILETVPYYSWLGFETRQMYVLRHRNAAP; encoded by the coding sequence ATGCCCGACGCCGAACGCACCCGCCGCGAACTGCGCAACCGCGCGAAGCTCGCGCTTTGGCTGGCGGTCCCGTTCGTCGCGCTCATGCTGCTCGTATCCCCGCGCGGCGACTTCCCGCTCAATGACGACTGGGTCTACGCGAAAATGGTGCAGGCCCTCGCGGACCGCGGCCACTTCGGGCTCTCGCCCTTCAGCAACGCCTATGCCCTCACGCAAACGCTCTACGCCGCGCCACTCGTAAAACTGTTCGGGTTCAGCTTCACGCTTCTCCGTCTCACCACCATTTTCATGGGCTGGGTGACCGTCTGCTTCACCGCCTTCACCGCGCGCGAACTCGGCCTGTCCAACCGCGCTGCCGTTCTCGCCGCGCTCACCGTCTTCGTCAACCCGCTTTTCATCAACCTCTCCTACACCTTCATGACCGACGTGCCCTTCTGCGCGTTTGCGATGATCGGCGCGTACTACTACGTGAAGGCGTTGCATCGTCCGACAACAACTAACCTGCTGTTGGGTACACTGTTCTCGATCGCGGCGTTCTATAACAGGCAATTGGGCGCGTTGCTTCCCGTTGCTTTCGTATTGGCGGGCGCCATAACAAGCCGAAGTTCGTTGCGAAACGCGCTAAATTGGCGGCTGGCGTTGCCCTTTACACTGTGGCTGCCGGTATTGATATCGCTTCCATTCATTAGCGTACCGACGCACGAACAACTTGAAGTTACCGTTGCACGCCCCGACACGATAAGCACGTCGTTACTTGCTATAGGGCAGCTTTCCGGAACATTGGCAAGTTACATCGGTTTGTCTTTCGTGCCAATCGCTGCTGGCATTGCGATAGGGCTGCGATACCCGTCCAGTCGACGCCTAATGCCTTCCTGGAACCGAGTATTCTGGATATGGTTTGCGTTCCTCTTCGCGGGGAACATGGCAATTGGGATGATCCCCTGGATGCCAAACATTATTCGCGATTTTGGCATTGGGCCGGTTCCGTTTTCCTTTCTCAAATCCCGCTGGGAAATGGGAATTCATTTCGCCCCCGTACAAATCGGATTGGGATGGTTTGCGATCGCGATTACGGCAATCGCTGCGTTCGCCGTATGCGTCGACACGATCATTCGCCGGCTCCGATTGAAACCTCATCGCCAGCCCGCGTTGCGAAGATCACAGTTGTACTTTCCGCTGATCGGCGGTTTGATGCTTCTCGCCGCCCCATTCACATTGACCATTTCAAACTACTTCGATCGGTACATATTGCCTGCCGTTCCACTATTCGCTGTTCTCGTATCGCTTGGCCTGGGCTACCGTCCGACTCTCCCGCGGATATGCGCCGTCTCCGTTTTTCTCGCCATGCTCTTCACGTGGTCGGTCATTGGCCTTCAAGACTACATGGCCTGGAACACGGCACGCTGGCAGGCCATCGACATCCTGCGCACGAAATATCAGGCGCCCGACAGCGAGATCAATGCCGGGTTCGAATTCAACGGCATGTACACGAGCGGCGAGTACTTGCGCCGCACGCGCGACGAACCCGAAACGTTTAAGCGCAAAAAGTTTTGGGTGATTGGCGAAACCTATCGTGTGTCGCCAGAGGACCTCACCAAGCACCATGATTTCTACGCCATTCTCGAGACCGTTCCGTATTACTCCTGGCTGGGGTTCGAGACGCGGCAGATGTATGTGCTCCGGCACAGAAACGCCGCGCCTTGA
- a CDS encoding sigma-70 family RNA polymerase sigma factor: MIQRSRASRFIVYARPEFMQFRTIQEKMWYETPEEIEDGLRWGEEKAALLKWVRRQMGRRLTKRERRCIELYFFEGLTFREVGDRTGTNASSAYRAIGRAIRKLHKAAAKGEGNLAKAMPKGRRFRATD, encoded by the coding sequence ATGATCCAACGCAGCCGCGCCAGCCGGTTTATCGTCTACGCCAGACCCGAGTTCATGCAGTTTCGCACCATCCAGGAAAAGATGTGGTACGAAACGCCGGAGGAGATCGAAGACGGTCTGCGTTGGGGCGAGGAGAAAGCGGCCCTCCTGAAATGGGTGCGGCGCCAGATGGGGCGCCGCCTCACCAAACGCGAGCGCCGCTGCATCGAGCTGTACTTCTTCGAGGGGCTCACCTTCCGCGAAGTGGGTGACCGGACGGGCACGAACGCGAGTTCGGCGTATCGCGCGATCGGGCGCGCGATTCGTAAACTGCACAAGGCCGCGGCCAAGGGCGAGGGCAACCTGGCAAAGGCTATGCCGAAGGGCCGGCGTTTTCGGGCAACGGATTGA
- a CDS encoding Gfo/Idh/MocA family oxidoreductase, with the protein MHTNSNHLDVSPRAVNRRTFLAASAASLAASPILGAPRVSANEKVNVALIGCGGMGLGDLATFLANPEVECRMVCDVDDKHIAKAVDLVEAKRGHKPKTTKDWRRVIDRNDIDAVLVVTPDHWHALPTIYACETGKDVYCEKPLGKTVQEGRAMLDATKKHKRVVQMGTHWRSGRHYCEAVEFVQSGKLGKVRQVRVWAYLDWVGGIGNPPDGAPPPGVDYDMWLGPAPLRPFNPNRFHFNFRWFWDYAGGLMTDWGVHLINIAMWAMGTEPPRSVYSIGSKRVIDDNTETPDTQIAVYDFPTYTLIFEHQLKGGVGIGGRPHGICFSGTDATLTIDEQGWEVVSEPKLKTVESSKHGPGPDARPAHVRNFLDCMKSREQPVENLEIGHFVSTVAHLGNVALRSNSAIRWDPATETAKGNDAANALLRADYRAPWKLPV; encoded by the coding sequence ATGCACACAAACTCAAACCACCTCGACGTTTCGCCGCGCGCAGTCAACCGCCGCACCTTCTTGGCCGCGTCCGCGGCATCCCTCGCCGCATCGCCGATCCTTGGCGCGCCGCGCGTCAGCGCGAACGAAAAGGTCAACGTGGCGCTAATCGGCTGCGGTGGGATGGGCCTCGGCGACCTTGCCACCTTCCTCGCCAATCCAGAAGTCGAGTGCCGCATGGTCTGCGACGTGGACGACAAACACATCGCGAAGGCCGTCGATCTCGTCGAGGCCAAGCGCGGCCATAAACCGAAGACGACGAAAGACTGGCGCCGCGTGATCGATCGCAACGACATCGACGCCGTGCTCGTGGTCACGCCGGATCACTGGCATGCATTGCCGACGATCTACGCGTGCGAAACCGGCAAGGACGTCTATTGTGAAAAACCCCTCGGAAAGACCGTGCAGGAAGGCCGCGCCATGCTCGACGCGACGAAGAAACACAAGCGCGTCGTGCAGATGGGCACGCACTGGCGCAGCGGCCGGCATTACTGCGAAGCCGTCGAGTTTGTCCAGTCCGGCAAGCTTGGCAAAGTGCGCCAGGTCCGCGTGTGGGCCTACCTCGATTGGGTCGGCGGCATCGGCAATCCGCCCGACGGCGCGCCCCCGCCCGGCGTCGATTACGACATGTGGCTAGGCCCCGCGCCGCTGCGACCGTTCAACCCGAACCGGTTCCACTTCAACTTCCGCTGGTTCTGGGACTACGCCGGCGGACTGATGACGGACTGGGGCGTCCACCTCATCAACATCGCGATGTGGGCGATGGGCACGGAACCGCCGCGCAGCGTGTACTCGATCGGTTCCAAGCGCGTCATCGACGACAACACCGAAACGCCCGACACGCAAATCGCGGTGTACGATTTCCCAACGTACACGCTGATCTTCGAACACCAACTGAAAGGCGGCGTGGGCATCGGCGGGCGCCCGCACGGCATCTGTTTCAGCGGCACCGACGCCACGCTCACGATCGACGAACAGGGATGGGAAGTCGTCTCCGAACCCAAACTCAAGACCGTCGAATCGAGCAAGCACGGCCCGGGACCCGACGCGCGGCCCGCGCACGTGCGCAACTTTCTCGATTGCATGAAGTCGCGCGAACAGCCCGTCGAGAACCTCGAGATCGGACATTTCGTTTCGACTGTCGCGCATCTCGGGAACGTCGCATTGCGCAGCAACTCGGCGATCCGATGGGACCCGGCAACCGAAACCGCAAAAGGAAACGACGCCGCGAACGCATTGCTCCGCGCGGACTACCGCGCGCCGTGGAAACTACCCGTATGA
- a CDS encoding aldehyde dehydrogenase family protein produces the protein MLRETYPYFLANKPVAPNYSLEVTDKYSGAVAARVAEADPYAIDYAIGKAVEAAEPMRALAAYERRDVLMHCVTRFGARFDELAMALCIEAGKPIKDSRGEVTRLIDTFRTAAEESTRITGEVLPLDISARARNYSGMWKRVPIGPCSFISPFNFPLNLVAHKIAPALAVGCPFILKPASRTPVGALLIGEVLAETNLPDGAFSILPCSRSGADLFTTDPRLKLLSFTGSPDVGWDLKARAGKKKVVLELGGNAACIVDNDWDLDDAVQRVVIGGYYQSGQSCISVQRVLVHESIYSAFRDKLVVAVNALRCGDPRDEQTFIGPIISEPAAKRIETWLQSAAKRGARVLCGGTRDGVMIAPAVVERVPNDEPLWSEEVFGPVTCLKPFADFGEALAEANNTKYGLQAGVFTRDLYKAQRAWDTLEVGGVVIGDVPSWRVDHMPYGGVKDSGFGREGIRFAMEDMTELRLMVVRTP, from the coding sequence ATGCTGCGGGAGACGTATCCATATTTCCTGGCGAACAAGCCGGTTGCGCCGAACTATTCGCTCGAGGTGACCGACAAGTATTCGGGCGCAGTGGCGGCCCGGGTTGCCGAGGCGGACCCATACGCAATCGATTACGCGATTGGAAAGGCCGTCGAGGCGGCGGAACCGATGCGGGCGCTGGCGGCGTACGAGCGGCGCGACGTTTTGATGCATTGCGTAACGCGGTTCGGCGCGCGGTTTGACGAATTGGCGATGGCGCTCTGCATCGAGGCGGGCAAACCGATCAAGGACAGCCGCGGCGAGGTGACGCGCCTGATCGATACGTTTCGCACTGCTGCGGAGGAATCGACGCGGATCACCGGCGAGGTACTGCCGCTCGATATCAGCGCGCGCGCGAGGAATTACAGCGGGATGTGGAAGCGCGTGCCGATTGGGCCGTGCTCGTTCATATCGCCGTTCAACTTTCCGCTGAACCTCGTCGCGCACAAGATTGCGCCAGCGCTGGCGGTGGGGTGCCCGTTCATCTTGAAGCCCGCGAGCCGCACGCCGGTCGGCGCGTTGCTGATCGGCGAAGTGCTGGCGGAAACGAACCTGCCGGATGGCGCATTCTCGATTTTGCCGTGTTCGCGTTCCGGAGCGGACTTGTTTACGACGGATCCGCGGCTGAAACTGTTGAGTTTCACCGGATCGCCGGATGTGGGCTGGGATTTGAAGGCGCGCGCGGGCAAGAAAAAAGTCGTTCTGGAACTCGGCGGCAACGCGGCGTGCATCGTCGATAACGACTGGGACCTCGACGACGCGGTACAGCGTGTCGTCATCGGCGGGTACTACCAGTCGGGCCAAAGCTGCATCAGCGTGCAGCGCGTGCTGGTACACGAGTCAATTTACAGCGCGTTTCGGGACAAGTTGGTGGTAGCGGTAAACGCACTGCGATGCGGCGATCCGCGCGACGAGCAGACGTTCATTGGGCCGATTATATCCGAGCCCGCAGCGAAGCGGATTGAAACGTGGTTACAGTCCGCAGCGAAGCGCGGCGCGCGCGTGTTGTGCGGCGGTACGCGCGACGGTGTGATGATTGCGCCGGCAGTGGTCGAGCGAGTGCCAAACGATGAACCGCTGTGGTCCGAGGAAGTCTTCGGGCCGGTCACGTGCCTGAAACCGTTTGCCGATTTTGGCGAGGCGCTCGCGGAAGCGAACAATACGAAGTACGGGTTGCAGGCGGGCGTGTTCACGCGCGACCTATACAAGGCGCAGCGCGCGTGGGACACGCTCGAGGTCGGCGGCGTCGTGATCGGCGACGTGCCGTCGTGGCGCGTTGACCACATGCCGTACGGCGGCGTGAAAGACAGCGGGTTCGGGCGCGAGGGAATCCGATTTGCGATGGAAGACATGACCGAACTGCGGTTGATGGTCGTGCGGACTCCGTGA
- a CDS encoding right-handed parallel beta-helix repeat-containing protein, which yields MIHKTIPVFCILALAAFSAAATEYHIAPTGSDTNDGSAAHPFKTISAAAERAQPGDTITVHEGIYRECVTPARGGESDKRRIVYQAAPGEKVEIKGSEIVKGWEKVQDDTWKAVIPNTLFGAFNPYSDLIHGDWFDPKGRDHHTGAVYLNGDWLMEAATLDEVLKPVGDGPLWFGQVDNDTTTIWAQFKNADPNRETVEINVRQTVFYPAKPGVNFITVRGFTLRDAATPWAPPTAEQIGLIGTHWSKGWIIESNMVSHSKCVGIALGKYGDQWDNTSANTAEGYVLTIQRALENGWSKQNIGHHIVRNNTISHCEQAGIVGSLGAVFCRIYGNTIHDVHVRRLFGGAEMAGIKIHGAIDTEIRGNRIYRTILGIWLDWMAQGTRVTSNLLYENAGQDLFVEVNHGPFVVDNNVFLSETALLDMSEGGAYVHNLIAGTLIQRPELSRSTPFHKAHSTELAGLEKIQGGDDRFYNNIFVGHNGLAEYDKATLPIHASGNVYLKGAAPSKTESDPLVRPDSDPAIELRDDNGTLDLHIAIDPDWFAARKCQLITTKELGVAKISGLPYVNSDDSPLRIDKDYVGKKRAASRLQPGPFQLPAGDKHTLRVWPLDE from the coding sequence ATGATCCACAAAACCATTCCAGTCTTCTGCATACTCGCCCTCGCCGCATTTTCCGCCGCCGCAACCGAATACCACATCGCTCCAACCGGCAGCGACACCAACGACGGCTCCGCGGCGCATCCCTTCAAAACCATTTCCGCCGCGGCCGAACGCGCGCAGCCAGGCGACACGATCACCGTACACGAGGGCATCTACCGCGAATGCGTTACTCCCGCGCGCGGCGGCGAATCCGACAAGCGACGAATCGTGTATCAGGCGGCGCCCGGCGAGAAAGTGGAAATAAAGGGTTCCGAGATTGTCAAAGGTTGGGAGAAAGTTCAGGACGACACCTGGAAAGCCGTCATCCCCAACACACTCTTCGGCGCGTTCAATCCGTACAGCGACCTGATCCATGGCGACTGGTTCGATCCAAAAGGGCGCGATCACCATACCGGCGCCGTCTATCTCAATGGCGATTGGCTGATGGAAGCCGCGACGCTTGACGAGGTGTTGAAACCCGTTGGCGATGGTCCGCTCTGGTTCGGCCAAGTGGACAACGACACCACGACAATTTGGGCGCAATTCAAGAATGCCGACCCCAACCGCGAAACGGTCGAGATCAACGTGCGCCAAACCGTCTTCTATCCCGCAAAGCCCGGCGTCAACTTCATCACCGTGCGCGGGTTCACCCTGCGCGACGCCGCAACGCCGTGGGCCCCGCCGACCGCGGAGCAAATCGGCCTAATCGGCACGCATTGGAGCAAGGGCTGGATTATCGAGTCGAACATGGTGAGCCACTCGAAATGCGTTGGTATCGCCCTCGGCAAGTACGGCGATCAATGGGACAACACCTCCGCGAACACCGCCGAAGGCTACGTGCTTACGATCCAGCGCGCGCTCGAAAACGGGTGGTCGAAGCAGAACATCGGCCATCACATCGTGCGCAACAACACCATCTCGCATTGCGAACAGGCGGGAATCGTGGGGAGCCTCGGCGCGGTGTTCTGCCGCATCTACGGAAACACCATTCATGATGTCCACGTTCGCCGCTTGTTCGGCGGCGCGGAAATGGCCGGCATCAAGATTCACGGCGCGATCGACACGGAGATTCGCGGGAATCGAATTTATCGCACGATCCTCGGCATCTGGCTCGACTGGATGGCCCAGGGCACGCGCGTCACGAGCAACCTCCTCTACGAGAACGCGGGCCAGGACCTGTTCGTCGAGGTCAACCACGGACCGTTCGTCGTCGACAACAACGTTTTCCTCTCCGAGACTGCGTTGCTCGATATGTCCGAAGGCGGCGCCTACGTTCACAACCTGATCGCGGGCACGCTGATACAACGTCCGGAACTAAGCCGGTCGACGCCGTTCCACAAAGCGCACTCGACCGAACTCGCCGGCCTCGAAAAAATCCAGGGCGGCGACGACCGCTTCTACAACAACATCTTCGTCGGCCACAACGGCCTTGCGGAGTACGACAAGGCAACGCTGCCCATCCACGCTTCGGGTAACGTCTATCTGAAGGGCGCCGCGCCGTCGAAGACCGAATCGGACCCGCTGGTTCGGCCGGATTCCGACCCGGCAATCGAACTTCGCGACGACAACGGCACACTCGATCTCCACATCGCGATCGATCCGGACTGGTTTGCGGCAAGAAAATGCCAATTGATCACGACGAAGGAATTGGGCGTGGCCAAGATCAGCGGGCTCCCCTACGTGAACTCCGACGATTCTCCCCTGCGCATCGACAAAGACTACGTCGGCAAGAAACGCGCCGCTTCGCGCCTTCAGCCCGGCCCGTTCCAGTTGCCCGCGGGAGACAAGCACACACTGCGCGTCTGGCCGCTCGACGAATAG
- a CDS encoding ribose-phosphate pyrophosphokinase gives MDPNGILIFGGSGSPNLAARIAEYLGLPVGRSEVHRFSEGNLMVRVLENVRGRRCYLVQSTAFPANDNFMELLFWIDALKRASAESVTVIMPYFSYAKGDKKDEPRVSIRARVCADAIEAAGADRVVTIDLHAPQIQGFFRIPVDDLYALPVLGKAIKSKKLDNLIVVSPDTGFVKQARRYATLLNCDLAIGDKQRSAHDENAEILQIIGNVKNKTAVIVDDFTISAGTLVEMAGTLIECGAKCVYAAVTHGVFAPGTKERIDDSPITKLLVTDSIETQPTPMSDKVEVVSVAPYLAEAIRRIHNRESISVLFSNV, from the coding sequence ATGGATCCCAATGGCATCCTCATTTTCGGCGGTTCAGGCAGTCCCAATCTCGCGGCACGAATCGCCGAATACCTCGGGTTGCCCGTGGGCCGGAGCGAAGTCCACCGATTCTCCGAAGGCAACCTCATGGTGCGCGTGCTCGAAAACGTCCGCGGGCGCCGCTGTTACCTCGTGCAGTCGACGGCGTTCCCCGCCAATGACAATTTCATGGAATTGTTGTTTTGGATCGACGCGCTCAAACGCGCGAGCGCCGAAAGCGTCACCGTCATCATGCCGTACTTCAGCTACGCGAAGGGTGACAAGAAAGACGAACCCCGCGTTTCGATTCGCGCGCGTGTCTGCGCGGACGCCATCGAAGCCGCCGGCGCGGACCGTGTTGTCACCATCGATCTGCACGCGCCGCAGATTCAGGGATTCTTCCGCATTCCCGTCGACGACCTGTATGCGTTGCCCGTGCTGGGCAAGGCAATCAAGTCGAAGAAACTCGACAATTTGATTGTCGTGTCGCCCGATACGGGTTTCGTGAAGCAGGCGCGCCGCTACGCAACATTGCTCAATTGCGATCTCGCCATTGGCGACAAGCAACGCAGCGCGCACGACGAAAACGCGGAAATCCTGCAAATCATCGGAAACGTCAAGAACAAGACCGCCGTCATTGTCGACGATTTCACGATTTCCGCGGGCACGCTCGTGGAAATGGCGGGCACGCTCATCGAGTGCGGCGCGAAGTGCGTATACGCCGCCGTCACCCACGGCGTCTTCGCCCCCGGCACCAAAGAGCGCATCGACGACAGTCCGATCACGAAACTGCTCGTGACGGACAGCATCGAGACGCAACCTACGCCCATGTCCGACAAGGTCGAGGTCGTCTCCGTCGCCCCCTATCTCGCCGAGGCGATCCGCCGCATCCACAACCGCGAGTCCATCAGCGTCCTCTTCTCGAACGTTTAG